A single window of Euwallacea similis isolate ESF13 chromosome 25, ESF131.1, whole genome shotgun sequence DNA harbors:
- the LOC136416905 gene encoding uncharacterized protein has product MSRRAPNYQPKFARDHNPYQVTTLSSLKTRPLAPPQKQCYRKQAHHQTSIDIGLSDATTTDTYYDFCGPNGPLREGRTTDHTFSDDSGSTRLPYYEFDEESLNECQRNSFSEHSIRKSLRYHSQRRERGGSREEEVEEQLYHEIQTPCDIGQVTSSNGRRLASRMSDRPQSSMSSALTSAMVYGCGGKCQTFESVCYFVLQLFFTMGILIGVSLCIAGLVLRKSAARNLQVLVYIGIMLAMVSGLLLTVQCRAKNTARRRIKAIQTAKIRAPIPMEILNVRSNPVHNLERLPSIREGPKVVSQLPQVHHVNNRTVVRGLSQRPQQRILVSEEQGIPWWRRGDVPV; this is encoded by the exons ATGTCCCGCCGCGCTCCCAACTACCAACCAAAGTTTGCGCGTGATCACAACCCCTATCAG GTGACCACACTTTCATCCCTGAAGACAAGACCTTTGGCCCCCCCTCAAAAGCAATGCTACAGAAAACAGGCGCATCATCAAACCTCCATTGACATAGGGCTGAGTGACGCCACCACCACTGACACTTACTATGACTTTTGCGGGCCAAATGGCCCTTTGCGGGAGGGCAGGACTACTGACCACACTTTCTCGGACGATAGCGGTTCCACAAGGCTACCCTATTACGAGTTCGACGAAGAGTCTCTCAATGAATGCCAGAGAAACTCATTCTCCGAACACAGTATTAGGAAGTCGCTTAGGTACCATAGTCAGAGGAGAGAGAGAGGAGGCAGTCGGGAGGAGGAGGTGGAGGAGCAGCTGTACCATGAGATTCAAACGCC TTGTGATATTGGTCAGGTGACCAGCAGTAACGGAAGGAGATTGGCCTCGAGGATGTCGGACAGACCTCAGAGTTCTATGAGTTCTGCTTTGACCAGTGCTATGGTTTATGGCTGTGGAGGCAAATGCCAAACTTTTGAGAGTGTCTGTTACTTTGTCTTACAG TTATTCTTCACCATGGGTATCCTCATTGGTGTATCTCTCTGCATAGCCGGACTAGTGCTTCGTAAATCTGCAGCCCGAAATTTACAAGTTTTAGTCTACATCGGCATCATGCTGGCTATGGTCAGTGGTTTATTGCTCACTGTACAGTGTAGGGCAAAAAATACAGCGAGGCGAAGAATCAAGGCCATCCAAACTGCCAAAATCAGGGCTCCGATACCTATGGAGATTTTGAATGTTCGGTCCAACCCTGTACATAATTTGGAGCGATTGCCGAGCATTAGAGAAGGACCAAA gGTTGTCAGTCAACTACCTCAGGTACACCACGTGAACAATCGTACCGTGGTGAGGGGATTGTCCCAGAGACCTCAACAAAGAATACTCGTGAGCGAGGAGCAGGGGATTCCTTGGTGGAGGCGTGGGGATGTTCCCGTATGA
- the LOC136416897 gene encoding glycoprotein 3-alpha-L-fucosyltransferase A-like isoform X2 produces MVTAATKKSKVLFALSASLFTIFLVFISAPKEPLINTQPSLQFREVKFNLTEQYEVVVQEWKKARKDSFKNLTKLGEILFLDAPEPNISSNSRQKYQILIWKYGLTIENRHIKNFSGQKLNPFEHCPVNNCELTYEDAALETADLVIFHLHRLNGLQDLPIKRNYTQIWTFLTDESPYHTFLNSKNKFKDFNNQFNWSMSYRSDSDIPVPYGRTILRPYPNKKNEVTSEVKRRDVLVAILGSNCGGINHRWDYVRELQKYIDVDIYGRCGEKLRQKCPGHFGNDCNAISNYLFYLAFENSNCNEYITEKLWWNAFHKNSIPIVMGSSPQTYKILLPPGSYINIDAFAKPKTLADYLLSLNKTESFKEYYRWKSHFDVLNEHGYFQSKSYHYCRVCQALNYNSKKTKVYEDLEKFWSIRRDCHQPWNTPVED; encoded by the exons ATGGTAACCGCAGCCACCAAAAAGAGCAAAGTCTTATTTGCACTTTCAGCGTCTCTGTTTACCATTTTTCTAGTCTTTATATCAGCCCCTAAGGAACCTCTCATAAACACCCAACCTTCGCTGCAGTTCAGAGAAGTAAAATTCAATCTAACTGAACAATATGAAGTCGTAGTGCAAGAGTGGAAGAAGGCACGAAAGGACTCCTTT AAAAATCTCACAAAATTGGGAGAAATTCTCTTCCTTGATGCCCCAGAGCCAAATATCTCTTCAAACAGCCGgcagaaatatcaaattttaatatggaaATACGGCCTCACCATAGAAAACAGACACATTAAGAACTTCTCAGGCCAAAA ACTGAACCCCTTTGAGCATTGCCCAGTAAACAATTGCGAATTAACCTATGAAGACGCAGCCCTAGAAACCGCAGATTTAGTCATTTTTCATCTACACCGACTTAATGGCTTGCAAGACCTTCCTATAAAACGCAACTACACGCAAATATGGACCTTTTTAACTGACGAAAGTCCTTACCACACCTTCCTGAATTCCAAAAACAAGTTTAAAGACTTCAATAATCAGTTCAATTGGTCAATGTCTTATAG ATCCGACAGCGATATTCCAGTACCATATGGACGTACTATTCTGAGACCATATCCAAATAAGAAAAACGAGGTAACGTCTGAAGTTAAGAGAAGAGATGTGTTGGTTGCCATTTTAGGGTCAAACTGTGGGGGTATTAACCATCGTTGGGATTATGTCAGGGAGCTGCAAAAATACATTGATGTGGATATTTATGGGAGATGCGGAGAGAAATTAAGGCAGAA GTGCCCAGGCCACTTTGGCAACGACTGTAACGCAATCAGCAACTACCTCTTCTACCTAGCCTTCGAAAACTCCAATTGCAACGAATATATCACCGAAAAATTATGGTGGAACGCTTTCCACAAAAACTCTATACCCATCGTTATGGGTTCCTCACCCCAAACCTACAAAATTCTCCTACCTCCAGGTTCATATATTAACATAGATGCATTCGCGAAACCTAAAACTTTAGCGGACTATCTGTTGAGTCTGAATAAAACTGAGAGTTTCAAAGAGTATTATCGATGGAAGAGTCACTTTGATGTACTGAACGAACACGGGTATTTTCAGAGCAAGTCGTATCACTACTGTAGAGTTTGTCAGGCTCTCAATTACAATTCAAAGAAGACGAAGGTTTATGaggatttggaaaaattttggagCATCCGACGCGATTGTCATCAACCGTGGAATACTCCGGTAGAAGATTGA
- the LOC136416897 gene encoding glycoprotein 3-alpha-L-fucosyltransferase A-like isoform X1, translated as MLSYRRLFVKNKNNVIMVTAATKKSKVLFALSASLFTIFLVFISAPKEPLINTQPSLQFREVKFNLTEQYEVVVQEWKKARKDSFKNLTKLGEILFLDAPEPNISSNSRQKYQILIWKYGLTIENRHIKNFSGQKLNPFEHCPVNNCELTYEDAALETADLVIFHLHRLNGLQDLPIKRNYTQIWTFLTDESPYHTFLNSKNKFKDFNNQFNWSMSYRSDSDIPVPYGRTILRPYPNKKNEVTSEVKRRDVLVAILGSNCGGINHRWDYVRELQKYIDVDIYGRCGEKLRQKCPGHFGNDCNAISNYLFYLAFENSNCNEYITEKLWWNAFHKNSIPIVMGSSPQTYKILLPPGSYINIDAFAKPKTLADYLLSLNKTESFKEYYRWKSHFDVLNEHGYFQSKSYHYCRVCQALNYNSKKTKVYEDLEKFWSIRRDCHQPWNTPVED; from the exons ATGCTGTCTTACAGAAGATTGTTCGTCAAGAATAAAA ATAATGTAATTATGGTAACCGCAGCCACCAAAAAGAGCAAAGTCTTATTTGCACTTTCAGCGTCTCTGTTTACCATTTTTCTAGTCTTTATATCAGCCCCTAAGGAACCTCTCATAAACACCCAACCTTCGCTGCAGTTCAGAGAAGTAAAATTCAATCTAACTGAACAATATGAAGTCGTAGTGCAAGAGTGGAAGAAGGCACGAAAGGACTCCTTT AAAAATCTCACAAAATTGGGAGAAATTCTCTTCCTTGATGCCCCAGAGCCAAATATCTCTTCAAACAGCCGgcagaaatatcaaattttaatatggaaATACGGCCTCACCATAGAAAACAGACACATTAAGAACTTCTCAGGCCAAAA ACTGAACCCCTTTGAGCATTGCCCAGTAAACAATTGCGAATTAACCTATGAAGACGCAGCCCTAGAAACCGCAGATTTAGTCATTTTTCATCTACACCGACTTAATGGCTTGCAAGACCTTCCTATAAAACGCAACTACACGCAAATATGGACCTTTTTAACTGACGAAAGTCCTTACCACACCTTCCTGAATTCCAAAAACAAGTTTAAAGACTTCAATAATCAGTTCAATTGGTCAATGTCTTATAG ATCCGACAGCGATATTCCAGTACCATATGGACGTACTATTCTGAGACCATATCCAAATAAGAAAAACGAGGTAACGTCTGAAGTTAAGAGAAGAGATGTGTTGGTTGCCATTTTAGGGTCAAACTGTGGGGGTATTAACCATCGTTGGGATTATGTCAGGGAGCTGCAAAAATACATTGATGTGGATATTTATGGGAGATGCGGAGAGAAATTAAGGCAGAA GTGCCCAGGCCACTTTGGCAACGACTGTAACGCAATCAGCAACTACCTCTTCTACCTAGCCTTCGAAAACTCCAATTGCAACGAATATATCACCGAAAAATTATGGTGGAACGCTTTCCACAAAAACTCTATACCCATCGTTATGGGTTCCTCACCCCAAACCTACAAAATTCTCCTACCTCCAGGTTCATATATTAACATAGATGCATTCGCGAAACCTAAAACTTTAGCGGACTATCTGTTGAGTCTGAATAAAACTGAGAGTTTCAAAGAGTATTATCGATGGAAGAGTCACTTTGATGTACTGAACGAACACGGGTATTTTCAGAGCAAGTCGTATCACTACTGTAGAGTTTGTCAGGCTCTCAATTACAATTCAAAGAAGACGAAGGTTTATGaggatttggaaaaattttggagCATCCGACGCGATTGTCATCAACCGTGGAATACTCCGGTAGAAGATTGA